One window from the genome of Eucalyptus grandis isolate ANBG69807.140 chromosome 7, ASM1654582v1, whole genome shotgun sequence encodes:
- the LOC120295761 gene encoding uncharacterized protein LOC120295761, protein MISVISMAGIRSMLVLSLSILLLLSSSLESSASTLGTIEPVDETFSQEMRKLDIYVKKGGGGGGDGNGNGSGGGASYAGGGIIYIVPMGAGGYKPSNGSQRSSTIKPAHHHLPRSFLLL, encoded by the coding sequence ATGATCTCCGTGATTTCAATGGCAGGGATCAGGTCCATGCTCGTGCTTTCCCTCTCAATCCTCCTGTTGCTGTCTTCATCTCTTGAGAGCTCAGCTAGCACTCTTGGAACTATTGAACCTGTAGATGAGACCTTTAGCCAGGAAATGAGAAAGCTAGACATTTACGTGAAGAAGGGCGGCGGTGGGGGTGGTGATGGCAATGGCAATGGCAGTGGTGGTGGCGCTAGTTATGCAGGTGGCGGTATCATCTATATAGTTCCTATGGGTGCCGGTGGATATAAGCCTAGTAATGGGAGTCAAAGGTCCTCAACCATCAAACCCGCCCATCATCACTTGCCTCGGTCATTTTTGTTACTCTAA